A single region of the Marmota flaviventris isolate mMarFla1 chromosome 10, mMarFla1.hap1, whole genome shotgun sequence genome encodes:
- the Mycl gene encoding protein L-Myc: protein MCVCAGCRAAPSRRGAGPLQVAGGGSEGADMDFDSYQHYFYDYDCGEDFYRSTAPSEDIWKKFELVPSPPTSPPWGSGPGAGDPDPGIGPPEPWPGGGAGDEAESRGHSKAWGRNYASIIRRDCMWSGFSARERLERAVSDRLTPGAPRGNPPKAPATPDCTPSLEAGNPAPATPCQLGEPKTQACSGSESPSDSESEEIDVVTVEKRQSLGIRKPVTITVRADPLDPCMKHFHISIHQQQHNYAARFPPESCSQEEVPERGPQEETLEREAPEEKEDEEDEEIVSPPPVESETPQSCHPKPVSSDTEDVTKRKNHNFLERKRRNDLRSRFLALRDQVPTLASCSKAPKVVILSKALEYLQALVGAEKRMATEKRQLRCRQQQLQKRIAYLSGY from the exons atgtgtgtgtgtgcgggctGCCGGGCTGCCCCGAGCCGGCGGGGAGCCGGTCCGCTCCAGGTGGCGGGCGGCGGGAGCGAG GGAGCGGACATGGACTTCGACTCGTACCAGCACTATTTCTACGACTATGACTGCGGGGAGGATTTCTACCGCTCCACGGCGCCCAGCGAGGACATCTGGAAGAAATTCGAGCTGGTGCCGTCGCCCCCCACGTCGCCGCCCTGGGGCTCTGGTCCCGGCGCCGGCGACCCAGACCCTGGGATTGGCCCCCCGGAGCCGTGGCCCGGAGGGGGCGCTGGGGACGAGGCGGAATCTCGGGGTCACTCTAAAGCTTGGGGAAGGAACTACGCTTCCATCATCCGCCGTGACTGCATGTGGAGCGGCTTCTCTGCCCGGGAAAGGCTGGAGAGAGCGGTGAGCGACCGGCTCACCCCCGGCGCACCCCGGGGGAACCCGCCCAAGGCGCCCGCCACCCCGGACTGCACTCCCAGCCTTGAAGCCGGCAACCCGGCGCCCGCCACCCCCTGTCAGCTGGGCGAACCCAAGACTCAGGCCTGCTCTGGGTCCGAGAGCCCAAGCGACTCGG AGAGTGAAGAAATTGATGTTGTGACAGTGGAGAAGAGACAGTCTCTGGGTATACGGAAGCCAGTCACCATCACGGTGAGAGCAGATCCTTTGGATCCCTGCATGAAACACTTCCACATCTCCATCCATCAGCAACAGCACAACTATGCTGCCCGTTTTCCTCCAGAAAGTTGCTCCCAAGAAGAGGTTCCAGAGAGGGGTCCCCAAGAAGAGACTCTGGAGAGAGAAGCCCCTGAGGAGAAGGAGGATGAAGAGGATGAAGAGATTGTGAGTCCCCCGCCTGTGGAAAGTGAGACTCCTCAGTCCTGCCACCCCAAACCTGTCAGTTCTGATACTGAGGATGTGACCAAGAGGAAGAACCATAATTTCTTGGAGCGCAAAAGACGGAATGACCTCCGCTCTAGGTTCTTAGCCCTGAGGGACCAGGTACCCACCCTGGCCAGCTGCTCTAAGGCCCCCAAAGTAGTGATCCTGAGCAAGGCCTTGGAATACTTGCAAGCCCTGGTGGGCGCTGAGAAGAGGATGGCTACAGAGAAAAGGCAGCTCCGGTGCCGGCAGCAGCAACTGCAGAAAAGAATTGCGTACCTCAGTGGCTACTAA